The window GACTCTACAATCTGTAGCGATAGATTTGCGCCTTCATCTTTCACCCAAAAAGGACCACCTCCAGGTTCACCTTCGTTTTGTACCATTCCACAAATACGAATTGGTCTATCTAACTTACTTTTTAAATACTCGATTTGATATTGTTTAGAATATTTTTCAAACTCTGGAGAGATGACCACATTCATTTTAGTAATTAAAAACTCTGCTATTTCAACTATGTCAGTATCCAATAACACTTTTTTATCTAAATTTTTAGCATATTTAAAAGCTTCTTCTTTTATTTCTATTAGTAGACCAGCAAGCATTTTTTTTGACTTTGCAACTTCTATTTCATATTCATAAACAACAACGTTATCAATGTTTTTTATAAAAATTATATCGCCATCAAGCGCGTTTAAATTCTCAAGTAAAGCACCATGCCCTGATGGTCTAAAATATAATTGACCATTATCTTCTCTTACAATCTCATTCTTATATGTTACAGCAATAGTATCCGTTGACTCCTTTTGATATGAAAATGAAATATCAAATATTGTATTTGTTTTTTGCTCTACGATTTTCTGTATTCGTTTAAACTCTTCGTCAAATTCAACTTTATGTTTGTCAGAAATCGTAAAATGAAGTACAGCCTTACTTTTCGTTTCAGCATACAAGGCTGCTTCAAATAAATGCTCTTCAAAAGCACTTGCTAAATGATTCTTATACCTATGAAACGGCAGTAATCCTTTAGGAAAATCACTAAAACCTAACTGATCCTCCCCCAAAACAGCCTCTATAAAAGCAAATAACTTCTGATCGTTACTAGATTTGTTATCAATCTTACTATTCTCTTCTAGATATTGAATTACTAGTTTATAAAATGGCAACTTCTCTAAACCTATAAAAAACAGAGATAATTCTGACGCCTTATTTTTATTAATATAGGCATTTATACTTTGTTTTTTGGGGTTATAAGCATTCAAAAATTCAAATAAAAATTTAAACATTCTAGTCGCTGCTCCGGACGCGGGTACAAATTTGACAATATCCAACTCCTCTTTTTTAGAGTCATAACTGGTAATTAATTCTGATGCTCTTTCATAAGAAAATTGAAAAATTCCGTCATTAATAGTTGCTGCTCTTTCTAAATTAATAAAAGGCAACCCTGTTTTTAATAGCTCTAACTGTTGCTCTACTTTTTTAAGCGTTAATCCTTTTTGATTAATAAAATCCGTGTCTGTTTGGTTAAACTGCATCGTTATATTTTGCTAATAATAAATCTATATGTTTGATTGCTAATTGCAATCTTGACTTTTTATCACCTTTTAATAAAACATATGGTTTTTTATATTTTATCAACGCTGATTCAAATGCCTTAAACATAGTTTCTCGTTCTTCTGGCTTATCGCGAAGGTCATCCGCTTCCCATGGTGTATCAATATACGTTAAAAAGTATAAGTCATAGATGTTTTCTAATGCATATTTTTCAAGTAAAGGATCACACATGCCAGAATAATAAACTTCAGAATAGACTTTATATTCCAATAAATCTGTATCACAAATCAACACAGAATCTGTTTTTTTAGCCCACTTGTTTTCCAATGCCATTTGCCCTCTAGCTATGGGTAATAAATCCTTAGGCTCGCAAATTCCCCGTTCATTATCCCATTTATTTTGAAGATAATCTCTTGCGTATTCTGGCACCCAAACCGAATGATAATGTAATGCTAATTGTTTTGACAATGTTGTTTTCCCTGTAGATTCAGGTCCAAACAATACTATTTTTATACAATTTGCAGGTTGTTGCGTAAGTGTTTTTTCCATGCTAAATATCCATAAATGGCAATTATTGTAAACCCTAAATATTGGAAAGATGTAAATGTAAACCCTTTATAAAAATACAAAGGCACTGAGATAATATCACCGATTATCCAAAAAATCCAATTTTCGATCTTACGTCTCGCCATTAACCACATACCAACAAAAAAGATAGCAGTTGTAATGGTGTCCGCGTAAGCCACCCAACTAGTCCATTTATCAAACCATTGGTAAACAAAATATACAAAAAACAACGTCCCTATAAATATAACAACACTCGCTTTTTTTTCTTTTTGTGTTGTTCTAGCTATTGGTGTAACATCACTTTTATCTACTTGCCTTGTCCAAATATACCAACCATAAACACTCATAATAAAATAATAGGCATTTATCATCATATCACCTAACAATCCCCATTTTAGCAAAAGATAGACAAAAATAATGGTACTAATCATACCTGTTGGAAATACCCAAATTTTATTCTCTTTAGAATACCAAACAGATAAAAATCCAAAAATGACTGCGATAATTTCTAGAATAATATCTACAGTGTCATACTCGAAATATTGCTCAAAAAAGAAATTAAAAATGTGGCTCATACGTGCTTCTGTCCGTTTTAATAACCTTCATTGTTAGCACACAAATGTCTTGATTTTCAAAAGACGCCTTAATTTTCTCATTTAGAAAAGGCATTAGTTGATCAAACTCACCAAATATCTGTGTACTTAACGGGTTTTCTAAAACCGTAAATTGTGACGCTCTTAAAGCTTTAATAAAATCAATGACGTGTTGCTCAAAATCGTCACTTAAAGGAGACAAAGTTAAGTCTACTGAAATATTCATAATTATAGTTTTAATTCGTTAAAAAAATCAATGTTTTTTTCAAAAGCCGTACCAATTACAACAAGGTCTGCTCCTGCTTTATAAGCATCATCTAACTGCTGCTTACTTCTTATACCACCACCAACAATTAACGGAATGACTAGATCTTGTTTCACAAATTTAATCATTTGCAAAGGGACTGGATACAAAGCACCGCTTCCCGCTTCCAAATAAATCAACTTTTTACCCAATAACTCCCCAGCTTTTGCTGTATCTGCCACTAAACTCTGCAATGCTGTTGGTATTGGCAACGTGTTGGTGACTCTTTGAACAGCTGTTTCTCTTCCGTTTTCAATTAAAATATACCCCGTTGGAATCACCTCTAAATTTGTGTTTTTCAAAACGGATACTGCCTCAATTTGCTTTTCTATCAAATACTTTGGATTACGTCCAGAAATTAATGACAAAAATAAAATAGCGTCGGCATCTTTTGAAATTTGTGTCACATCTCCGGGGAATAATACTATTGGTAATTTTGTTAATGGTTTTAAAGCTGATACTAATTTTTGCGTCACCTCTACTTCCACCGTACTTCCGCCTACAAAAATATGCGTAATTATAGACTCTTCAATTTTATTGGCAAATTGCGATATTAAATTAAGATCAAACTTATCAGGATCTATTAAAATTGCTAATAGTTTTTTTTTTGTCGCTTTCGCGGAAAGTATGTCGTTGTAAACCGTCATTATTCTATAACATAAGCACATGTAAACCCTTCAAACTCCAAATAGTTTGCAGTGTATCTTTTCTTTAATCCTTCATAATCTATCCAACATACAGTCTGAGTATCCTTCATCGTAAATGGAATCACTAAAAAATGTTCTCTAAATAACATCCCTGGAGTTGCAAATAATTTGTACAAGGATTCTTTAATTCCCCATATAACAGTTAGCCTACTAATATAGTCTGAAGCATATTTGTCTAGATAAGCAAACTCATAATCCACAAACTTCTTTGCGATAACAGCAATTTTATCACGCTGACGCTCTATATCTATACCCACTTCATTATCACTTATAATGACACCAGAAAACGTAAAACTATGGGTAATAGAGATCTGTTTTCCATCTTTTAAATGCGGCTTACCATTCGCATCGTAAAACAAATCTTGATCGCTATAGCCAAATGCTTTTAATAAGTGACGTACGCTTAAAAATCCGCGTTGGTGTAGCTCGCTTTTCATACCTAAAACACGAGTTAAGCTCTCTGGTTTTAAATCTAAACCCTTGATTAAATGATCGTAAGACTCGTCAATCTTCCAGATTTTAACAGTAGTTTGTGAATTAGGAGTAATGGTTTTATATAGAGGCATTTAATATTCTAAAATCTATTAGTTATCTTTGCATCGCCTGAGGCGAATTATCAGTTTTTGTTAAGCGAATTTAACCATTTTAACTACTAATTCCCAAAGGTGTTTCATTTATAAAAAAAAGAGATAAATAATATGAGTACAAAAAACGTTGCTTACGTACCTAATAAGGTAAAGGACATGTCGCTTGCGGCTTGGGGAAGAAAAGAAATTATTTTAGCTGAAGCAGAGATGCCAGGTTTAATGAGTTTACGTGAAGAGTATAAAAACGAGCAGCCTTTAAAAGGAGCACGTATTGCTGGATGTTTACACATGACGATACAAACTGCTGTTTTAATTGAAACATTACAAGCTTTAGGAGCAGAAGTGACTTGGAGTTCTTGTAACATTTTCTCTACACAAGATCAAGCTGCTGCTGCTATCGCAGATGCAGGAACTGCTGTGTACGCTTGGAAAGATATGACTGAAGAAGAATTTGACTGGTGTATTGAACAAACCTTATTTTTTGGTGAAGATCGTAAGCCATTAAATATGATTTTAGATGATGGTGGAGATTTGACTAACATGGTATTAGACAAATACCCAGAATTATCTGCAGGAATCAAAGGATTATCTGAAGAAACTACAACTGGAGTACATAGATTATACGAGCGTGTTAAAAATGGTACATTAACAATGCCAGCTATTAACGTAAACGACTCTGTAACTAAATCTAAATTTGACAACAAATACGGATGTAAAGAATCTGCTGTAGATGCTATACGTCGTGCTACAGATATTATGTTAGCAGGTAAACGTGTTACTGTTTGTGGTTATGGTGATGTTGGTAAAGGTACTGCTGCCTCTTTTAAAGGTGCTGGTAGTATTGTAACCGTAACAGAAATTGACCCAATTTGTGCTTTACAAGCTGCAATGGACGGTTTTGAAGTAAAAAAACTGGAAACTGTTGTTGGTAATAGTGATATTGTAATTACTACTACAGGAAACAAAGACATTGTACGTGCAGAGCATTTTGAAGCAATGAAAGACAAAGTAATCGTTTGTAACATCGGTCACTTTGATAACGAAATCCAAGTCGGTTGGTTAAACGAAAAGCATGGTAATACAAAAGATACTATCAAGCCTCAAGTTGACAAATACACCATTGACGGAAAAGATATTATTCTTTTAGCAGAAGGACGTTTAGTAAACTTAGGTTGTGCAACAGGACACCCTAGTTTTGTAATGAGTAACTCATTTACTAACCAAACGTTAGCACAAATCGAACTTTGGAAAAACAGCGCAGCATACAAAAATGACGTATACATGTTACCAAAATATTTAGATGAAAAAGTGGCAAAATTACATTTAGAAAAAATTGGTGTTGAGTTAACAGAACTTGCAGAATACCAAGCTGATTATATTGGTGTAAAGGTTGAAGGACCATACAAGCCAGAACATTACCGTTACTAATTACAATACTATTGCATAGCGCTTTTTAGCCACATGTAATTTTATTAATTAAAACTTATAGTACTAAAAATCCCAAGCAGCAATGTTTGGGATTTTTACTTTTTTTGGCAATTTGTTTTTCGCAAAAAAAGCAAAAACCAACCACGCTTTCCGCTATATCTTTTTTAAGAAAAATAAAAAAGGATGCCGCATCAATCGTTATCGCAGAAGTAGAAACGAAAAGAATCCTATCACAAGAAACAGCTACGTTATAAATTATAAATATTTATCTTCAACGCTTTAAATACAATTTTTATGAGTTTACACACTGTAAATAAGACACTAGACAAATTATAGTTAGCTATTAAAAACCATACTATTTCTAATCCAAAAGTATCAAAAAGCAATGTCGCTTGGCATATAGACCATAGCCTAAAGGTTATTAATAATGTTTGTATTGCGCTTCAAAAATCTGACCCCAGTTTATATAAAAGCGATTTTAGTCTTTTAGGAAAGCTATTGTTTGCACTCGGCTTCTTTCCAAGAGGAAAAGCTAAAGCGCCAGAACATGTTAAACCACCAGAAGTAATTACTAAAGAAGCTATAATTTCGCAAATGCAACTCGCAAAAACTAATGTTAGTACTATTGCAAGTCTAGATAAGAACGCTTTTTTTAAACACCCACTATTTGGTCATATTAACAAAAAAAGAGTCTCTCGTTTTCTTGTAATGCACACCAACCATCATATAAAGATTATAAATGATATTGTAAATAAGTAGTCAATATCCCGTTACTAATAATTTTCTTGCTCCACGGATACCACATTTCTGATACTTATGATATGCTTGTGCTGCACGTTCTCTGATCTGTAAATCCGATTCATTTAAAATCCATCCATCGATACTCGATTTTAAAGTATAGGCCTCAGGCGCCATTAAACCAGTAGTCCAAACTAATGGATTAGCTTTGGTCAATTTTAGGTACGCTTTAAAATAGGTTTTACTTACACAAGCTAAAATGATAGTATCCTTTGTACTTGTGTCTTTACCTTCAAAATCACCTTCTACATCAAACTCCATTAAACCATCATGACCAACATAGGCTAACAAATCAGCATCACCTCCAAAGCATAACTCTGTTTGATTACTGCTTATTTTCAAACTATTATTACCTGCATTAGATTCTAAAAAATTAATAGTTGCCTGTTGTATATACTTTCCGTTATAGGCATCCGCCAACAAATAGGTATTTGTTGTTTTATGCTTAAACAATACCCGTTCTACAATAAGGTCTGTTGGATTTACCACAGTAGTTAATACTTCCCAATCCTGACTCTTCTTAAAGTAAGCCTTAACACCATACATTGCTCCCCAATACAAATTATTTCTGGCATCTTGCCCATTTCCTAATTTAGCCGGAACAGGAACAATACCTTGATTAGCATTATCGCAAAGCGCTACAAACACATGAATAGTTTTAGGGGTTTGTTCTATTTTAGAGTAACATAAAAAAGGAAGAACAATTAAGAATAGCAGTAGGTTTTTCATGATAACATAACGAAAAACAATTAGTTTTATTACAAACAAAAAACCCTCTCCAAAAGGAAAGGGTTTTTATAATTTATAGGAAATAAAATTATTAAGCTAAAAAAGGCTCAATAGAAACATAAGACTTATCGTCTCTTTTCTTTGTAAATTTTACTAAACCATCTACTCTAGCATGTAAAGTATGATCTTTTCCTTGGTATACGTTTTCACCTGGGTGATGCGTATTACCACGTTGTCTTATGATAATGTTTCCAGCCATAGCAGCTTGTCCTCCAAAAATCTTAACGCCTAAACGTTTTGATTCGGATTCTCTACCATTCTTCGAACTACCAACCC is drawn from Psychroserpens sp. NJDZ02 and contains these coding sequences:
- a CDS encoding DUF4301 family protein; protein product: MQFNQTDTDFINQKGLTLKKVEQQLELLKTGLPFINLERAATINDGIFQFSYERASELITSYDSKKEELDIVKFVPASGAATRMFKFLFEFLNAYNPKKQSINAYINKNKASELSLFFIGLEKLPFYKLVIQYLEENSKIDNKSSNDQKLFAFIEAVLGEDQLGFSDFPKGLLPFHRYKNHLASAFEEHLFEAALYAETKSKAVLHFTISDKHKVEFDEEFKRIQKIVEQKTNTIFDISFSYQKESTDTIAVTYKNEIVREDNGQLYFRPSGHGALLENLNALDGDIIFIKNIDNVVVYEYEIEVAKSKKMLAGLLIEIKEEAFKYAKNLDKKVLLDTDIVEIAEFLITKMNVVISPEFEKYSKQYQIEYLKSKLDRPIRICGMVQNEGEPGGGPFWVKDEGANLSLQIVESAQINKKSKIQKNILKKATHFNPVDLVCSIKNYKGEVYDLQKFVDPQTAFITMKTKVDKEIKALELPGLWNGSMSNWNTIFVEVPLVTFNPVKTVNDLLKSTHQVS
- a CDS encoding AAA family ATPase, with translation MEKTLTQQPANCIKIVLFGPESTGKTTLSKQLALHYHSVWVPEYARDYLQNKWDNERGICEPKDLLPIARGQMALENKWAKKTDSVLICDTDLLEYKVYSEVYYSGMCDPLLEKYALENIYDLYFLTYIDTPWEADDLRDKPEERETMFKAFESALIKYKKPYVLLKGDKKSRLQLAIKHIDLLLAKYNDAV
- the pnuC gene encoding nicotinamide riboside transporter PnuC, with translation MSHIFNFFFEQYFEYDTVDIILEIIAVIFGFLSVWYSKENKIWVFPTGMISTIIFVYLLLKWGLLGDMMINAYYFIMSVYGWYIWTRQVDKSDVTPIARTTQKEKKASVVIFIGTLFFVYFVYQWFDKWTSWVAYADTITTAIFFVGMWLMARRKIENWIFWIIGDIISVPLYFYKGFTFTSFQYLGFTIIAIYGYLAWKKHLRNNLQIV
- a CDS encoding thiamine-binding protein, which codes for MNISVDLTLSPLSDDFEQHVIDFIKALRASQFTVLENPLSTQIFGEFDQLMPFLNEKIKASFENQDICVLTMKVIKTDRSTYEPHF
- a CDS encoding geranylgeranylglyceryl/heptaprenylglyceryl phosphate synthase, which translates into the protein MTVYNDILSAKATKKKLLAILIDPDKFDLNLISQFANKIEESIITHIFVGGSTVEVEVTQKLVSALKPLTKLPIVLFPGDVTQISKDADAILFLSLISGRNPKYLIEKQIEAVSVLKNTNLEVIPTGYILIENGRETAVQRVTNTLPIPTALQSLVADTAKAGELLGKKLIYLEAGSGALYPVPLQMIKFVKQDLVIPLIVGGGIRSKQQLDDAYKAGADLVVIGTAFEKNIDFFNELKL
- a CDS encoding 4'-phosphopantetheinyl transferase family protein → MPLYKTITPNSQTTVKIWKIDESYDHLIKGLDLKPESLTRVLGMKSELHQRGFLSVRHLLKAFGYSDQDLFYDANGKPHLKDGKQISITHSFTFSGVIISDNEVGIDIERQRDKIAVIAKKFVDYEFAYLDKYASDYISRLTVIWGIKESLYKLFATPGMLFREHFLVIPFTMKDTQTVCWIDYEGLKKRYTANYLEFEGFTCAYVIE
- the ahcY gene encoding adenosylhomocysteinase, producing MSTKNVAYVPNKVKDMSLAAWGRKEIILAEAEMPGLMSLREEYKNEQPLKGARIAGCLHMTIQTAVLIETLQALGAEVTWSSCNIFSTQDQAAAAIADAGTAVYAWKDMTEEEFDWCIEQTLFFGEDRKPLNMILDDGGDLTNMVLDKYPELSAGIKGLSEETTTGVHRLYERVKNGTLTMPAINVNDSVTKSKFDNKYGCKESAVDAIRRATDIMLAGKRVTVCGYGDVGKGTAASFKGAGSIVTVTEIDPICALQAAMDGFEVKKLETVVGNSDIVITTTGNKDIVRAEHFEAMKDKVIVCNIGHFDNEIQVGWLNEKHGNTKDTIKPQVDKYTIDGKDIILLAEGRLVNLGCATGHPSFVMSNSFTNQTLAQIELWKNSAAYKNDVYMLPKYLDEKVAKLHLEKIGVELTELAEYQADYIGVKVEGPYKPEHYRY
- a CDS encoding DUF1569 domain-containing protein, which produces MFALGFFPRGKAKAPEHVKPPEVITKEAIISQMQLAKTNVSTIASLDKNAFFKHPLFGHINKKRVSRFLVMHTNHHIKIINDIVNK
- the rpmA gene encoding 50S ribosomal protein L27, with translation MAHKKGVGSSKNGRESESKRLGVKIFGGQAAMAGNIIIRQRGNTHHPGENVYQGKDHTLHARVDGLVKFTKKRDDKSYVSIEPFLA